From the genome of Acinetobacter lwoffii, one region includes:
- a CDS encoding heavy-metal-associated domain-containing protein translates to MKFHIANMTCGGCARGITTAIKELDSNASLDIDLQNRIVEINTTVSQDQVIATLSERGFTADPA, encoded by the coding sequence ATGAAATTTCACATCGCTAATATGACTTGTGGTGGTTGTGCACGCGGCATTACTACCGCAATTAAAGAGCTCGACTCGAATGCCTCACTCGATATTGATTTACAAAACCGTATTGTTGAAATCAACACAACGGTGAGTCAGGATCAAGTCATTGCCACTCTCAGTGAGCGTGGATTTACAGCTGATCCTGCTTAA